ATAGAAAAAGAAATATGAGTTAATATATGCTCTAAAGTTGAAAatatcataaaaatgaaaaaagggGAGGGAATCCCCTATATTAATTAAGAAATAGAAATAGggaatttaatttatttttattataagaTCTATTGGATCTCTTTTAGAAGATGGCATGCCGCCACTCGGACTCGAACCGAGATGCTCTAGCACTGCTTCCTAAGAGCAGCGTGTCTACCGATTTCACCATACCGGCTTGCTCGAACTCATAATACCCTATTTATGTTCAATCGTCGAGATTGAACAAGTCAATTCAATCAAATAAGTTTTTTTAGTAAAGATTCAAATTGATAAAAGTAAAGATTCaaattgataaaaaaaatgagTTCAAAAGTCAATTTGAAGGTTCATTagtttcattttttacttttattgTCATTCTTTCTGGTTTATCTGATTTTATAAATTTGAAACAAAAAATCAATTTGATCAATTAATTTAAAATATGTCAATTTTGGATTATTCCAAATTGACACATTTTTTGTACATAACATTGCAACAATTAAGTTCTTTTATTGATATTGATTGGGCTGAAAATTGGAGATATATAGAAAACTCATTCCATATAGTAAATAAATTAAGAAGTCAGAAAGTTATCCAAAAATTTTTAACACGGAATCAATTAGTTTAAACActtcattaatttgaactaaaAATATTATATCTGGCCTTCCCGAGAAACATAAGAATTTGTCATTCTTGTAAAGGTCGATGGGGAAAAGAAGACTCCCCACCACCAAAATTTGAGTGAAAATATACTAAAAATAAAATCAATaaaaaattttgtattttttctttcttctttttttttttagaattcaGAAAACAGaagaattcttttataaaattcaaATTAAGGGTCTATTTCATATTGAGTTCATATTGATTAGAATAGGTACTGCCAATTATTCATTTTATATTCACTTTGATATTAACAAATTAATGAGCCGATTTTTTGATCTGATTATTCCGATATTTTAGGACTTATTTGTTTGTCGTACAAAAAAACTTTTTGAACTCCCGGTAGAAAGAGACTTCCCTAATGACAAAGCTTTTAACGCCGCCCCATATCCTTTCCTTTTCCAAATATTTTTACGAATACGCTTTTTTGATATCGAAGTACGTTTTTTTGGAACTGCCATTTAAAAGTTACTCATtgtcatggttgcaaaagtcgctaggcgctccctagtcggattcgggagtactcgggaggTACTCGGGagtattcgggagtactcggggagtaattggcctgggagaagagtactcgtgcctcggcaacctaccttgtagcgagtactcggggagtactcggagcctagtcgggacttttacaaccatgctcATTGTTATAGTTGGATGTGAAAGACATCTATTGTTCAAAACGAATTCTTATTTCTTAttcattatatattttttatctaAAAAAGATTCTCTTCATATATCTAAATAAGATTTTCTTCATAAAAAAGAAATATAGATATGTCAAATATCCGTTAAAATTGGATCAAAAATTACTCGAAATAAAAAAATTTTTGTTTTGGAACTTTTAGTTCTCGTTGTTTATCTCTCAAAGTTCTATCTTTAGAATCTGCTAAATCAAACttaataaaagaaataaataacCTAAAAACCCTTTATTTTCCTTATTCTATACTTTATTTACATGTAATAAAATACCTCAAAGGATTGTAAACTTTTGCCTAATAAATGGAGTCTTTTTTTAGTCAAACTTGATAAAAAAGGTTCATTTTAGATCTATAATCTTCTAAACTTTACTAATAAATTGTTTTGATTGAAATAGAAAACAATCAATCCCATAATGAATTAGTTAATGAGTTTAAATAAACTAACGAAAATCAAGAGGTTTTTTCATTAGACCAATGCCCTTAGTTAATCCTATAATTCATATCAGGATAAAGTATTCTTTTTAGCCTAAATTTTTATCCTTGCTATATTTTCATTTTCCTATTATAAGTATTCATTTTTATATGTCACTTAGTAATATCATTTGACCAACTGTAACTTCTTGTTTTGAATATTTGAACGATTTTGAAAAGACTCAGAATAAATACTAATATAAAATTATTCAATAAGTTAGTGcatatcttgattttttattgaCTTTTTTCGAAAGAGGTAAGATCCGGTGAATCGAAAACAATTAATTAAGaataaaaaactttttttatggAACAGACATATCAATATGCGTGGATAATACCTTTTCTTCCACTTCCAGTTCCTATGTTAATAGGGTTGGGACTTCTTCTTTTTCCGACGGCAACAAAAAGTCTTCGTCGTATGTGGGCTTTTCAGAGCGTTTTATTGTTAAGTATAGTCATGATTTTTTCTCTGAATCTGTCTATTCAGCAAATAAATAGCAGTTCTGTCTATCAATATGTATGGTCTTGGATTATAAATAATGATTTTTCTTTAGAATTCGGATACTTGATCGATCCACTTACTTCTATTATGTCAATATTAATCACTACTGTTGGAATTATGGTTCTGATTTATAGTGATAATTATATGTCTCATGATCACGGATATTTGAGATTTTTTGCTTATATGAGTTTTTTCAGTACTTCCATGTTGGGATTAGTTACTAGTTCAAATTTGATACAAATTTATATTTTTTGGGAATTGGTTGGAATGTGTTCGTATCTATTAATAGGATTTTGGTTCACACGACCTGTTGCAGCAAAGGCTTGTCAAAAAGCATTTGTAACTAATCGTGTTGGTGATTTTGGTTTATTATTAGGCATTTTAGGGTTTTATTGGATAACGGGGAGTTTCGAATTTCGTGatttatttcaaatattcaaTAACTTGATTTCTAATAATGAGGTCAATTCTGTATTTGTTACTTTGTGCGCTGTTCTATTATTTGCTGGTGCGATTGCTAAATCTGCACAATTTCCCCTTCATGTATGGTTACCTGATGCAATGGAAGGGCCGACCCCTATTTCGGCCCTTATACATGCTGCTACGATGGTAGCAGCGGGAATTTTTCTTGTAGCTCGACTTATGCCCCTTTTCATAGTAATACCCCACATAATGAATTTTATCTCTTTTATAGGGATAATAACAGTTTTTTTCGGAGCTACTTTAGCTCTTGCTCAAAAAGACATTAAGAGAGGTTTAGCCTATTCCACAATGTCTCAATTGGGTTATATGATGTTAGCTCTAGGTATGGGTTCTTATCGTAGTGCTTTATTTCATTTGATTACTCATGCTTATTCCAAGGCATTATTGTTTTTAGGATCGGGATCCGTTATTCACTCAATGGAAACTCTTGTTGGATATTGTCCAAAAAAAAGTCAGAATATGGTGCTTATGGGAGGTTTAAAAAAACATGTACCAATTACTAAAAATTCTTTTTTATTAGGTACACTTTCTCTTTGTGGTATTCCACCTCTTGCTTGTTTTTGGTCCAAAGATGAAATTCTGAATGATAGTTGGTTGTATTCACCTATTTTTGCAATAATAGCTTGGTCTACGGCGGGATTCACCGCATTTTATATGTGTCGGATCTATTTACTTACTTTTGAAGGACATTTAAACGTTCATTTTCAAAATTACAGTGGAAAAAGGAATACCCCCCTGTATTTAATATCTCTATGGGGTAAAGAAGGTTCAAAAATAAGTAACAAAAACTTGAACTTTTGTTTGGTAACTTTATTAAAAATGAATAAGAATGGACGTCCttcttttttttcaaataaaGTATATAAAATGGATGAAAATGGAAGAAATCTGATCCAACCCTTTCTTTCTATTCCGAATTTTAGCAATACCAAGACTTCTTTGTATCCTTATGAATCGGATAATACGATGTTATTCCCAATACTTATATTAATTCTATTTACTTTGTTCGTTGGATTCTTAGGAATTCCTTTCAATCAAGATGTGGATATATTATCCAAATGGTTAACCCCGTCTATAAATCTTTtacatcaaagttcaaacaattcAATAGATTGGTATGAATTTTGTAAAGATGCAGTTTTTTCAGTCAGTATAGCCTGTTTCGGAATATATATagcattttttttatataaacctGTTTATTCATCTTTTCAAAATTTGGACTTAATTAATTCAGTTGTTAAAATGGGTCCTAAGAGAATTTTTTCTGACAAAATAAAAAATGCTATATATGATTGGTCATATAATCGGGGTTACATAGATGCCTTTTATGGAACATTCTTCACTGCGGGGGTGCGAAAATTGGCCGAATTTACTCATTTTTTTGATAGACGAATAATTGATGGAATTCCAAATGGAGTTGGGTTTATGAGTTTCTTTGTAGCAGAGGTTATTAAATCGGTAGGGGGTGGACGCATTTCTTCTTATTTGttcttttatttttcttatgtatcaatctttttattaatttattactTTTTAAATCTTTAAGTCTTCTTCAATCTTTAAATCTTTTTAAGTCTTTAATAAAGTCTTTCTTTAATTGAGTCTTTAATTCTTTAATAGCAATCCAACCCATTTCATGAATAAAATGTGACCAATTATCCAACCAACAAAACTACTTGTTACAAATAGCATCTTGCTGTTGCATCGAAACATAAAAATGTTGACTAATCTCGCTAACATTGAACTTGGTAAAATGAAATGATTCAATAATTGAAAAATGAGATTATTCAGGAATACACATTGAATGCTGAGATTACGCATTGAATTTCTGGTAGTAGATCCATAATCCAAGAAGTTTTTCTTACTATTGCAGAAGAAATGAAACAAAAGATACGGTAGAGCTAGGACAGTTATTGTATGAGGTCTACCCAGTGCTAGATGCAGAGGCGCATAATAGATCGATATGAACATTATGAGCTGTCCCGTAATAAAACCAGTTGTTGCTGATACCTTCTTCTCGGCTCCTTCTTCTCCTTCTTCCATAACGTGAGCTCGGAGAAGGAAGAGATAGGAGGGTCCTATGGAGAATGTGGTCAGAAATCCATAATAGAGTCCGACCACAACGACCGAATTGATTATCTTCATGCATAAGGATACTAGATTACCTAGTAGAAAAGAtttcaaaatcatcacaaacCTCCCTTTTTCTTTTCTATTGCAATTTCTGGATTATTATATGATGATTTTGAAACTTTCCATATATAGAAAAGAAATAGAAAGAGATAGACTAGAAATGACATCTGTTATGTTAATGACACCAAAAGGATATTAAATGAATGGAATTGGGATATGGATGGAATATAATGAAATAGAGCCACTTTGAGGTTCCCTATGAAATGAGGCATGGAGGGGAGCCACTACGAAGAAGTTCCGGGAGTTACGAAGGAAGCTTCGAGCTCATATTGGTCATGGGTTGAGAACGGGAATGGAACTCTATGAGATCGAATCTCCCGTTGTTCCTCAGTAGCTCAGTGGTAGAGCGGTCGGCTGTTAACCGATTGGTCGTAGGTTCGAATCCTACTTGGGGAGATTTGATGATTGGAAATCAGAACTTGATGGAATACACCAAAAAGTTATACAAAAAGACGTTCTAGTAAACTAAGAACTAATAAAGAGGCAACTGGAGTTTCATCACTATAATTTACAAATATAAGATGTGGAAGACTATGTAAGTCAGCCGAAATCTCACTTGCTTCATCCTAGTAGTGaacaaaacacaacacttgttaAAAACTGAAAGAACATGGAAATTTAATCATACAAATACATGAGGCAGCAGAAAGAATATGGAAATTTAATTTGGTAGATTGATCCACCTCAGTAATTTCTCCAAACAAGGCCATACATTAAACCTTTAGAATCATTTACGAAGAAAATCATTTTCTCTGACTGAAAGGAACCTGAGTCTATTGCATGAAGTACCTTTTGCATCATGGATTAACCGAGTCACCTTTAATAAGAAATTAAAATAGTATTAGATAAATGCCAAAATTTTGCTAATAGAAAAC
The Helianthus annuus cultivar XRQ/B chromosome 6, HanXRQr2.0-SUNRISE, whole genome shotgun sequence genome window above contains:
- the LOC118479839 gene encoding protein TIC 214-like, whose translation is MILKSFLLGNLVSLCMKIINSVVVVGLYYGFLTTFSIGPSYLFLLRAHVMEEGEEGAEKKVSATTGFITGQLIMFISIYYAPLHLALGRPHTITVLALPYLLFHFFCNSKKNFLDYGSTTRNSMRNLSIQCVFLNNLIFQLLNHFILPSSMLARLVNIFMFRCNSKMLFVTSSFVGWIIGHILFMKWVGLLLKN
- the LOC118479838 gene encoding NAD(P)H-quinone oxidoreductase subunit 5, chloroplastic, whose amino-acid sequence is MEQTYQYAWIIPFLPLPVPMLIGLGLLLFPTATKSLRRMWAFQSVLLLSIVMIFSLNLSIQQINSSSVYQYVWSWIINNDFSLEFGYLIDPLTSIMSILITTVGIMVLIYSDNYMSHDHGYLRFFAYMSFFSTSMLGLVTSSNLIQIYIFWELVGMCSYLLIGFWFTRPVAAKACQKAFVTNRVGDFGLLLGILGFYWITGSFEFRDLFQIFNNLISNNEVNSVFVTLCAVLLFAGAIAKSAQFPLHVWLPDAMEGPTPISALIHAATMVAAGIFLVARLMPLFIVIPHIMNFISFIGIITVFFGATLALAQKDIKRGLAYSTMSQLGYMMLALGMGSYRSALFHLITHAYSKALLFLGSGSVIHSMETLVGYCPKKSQNMVLMGGLKKHVPITKNSFLLGTLSLCGIPPLACFWSKDEILNDSWLYSPIFAIIAWSTAGFTAFYMCRIYLLTFEGHLNVHFQNYSGKRNTPLYLISLWGKEGSKISNKNLNFCLVTLLKMNKNGRPSFFSNKVYKMDENGRNLIQPFLSIPNFSNTKTSLYPYESDNTMLFPILILILFTLFVGFLGIPFNQDVDILSKWLTPSINLLHQSSNNSIDWYEFCKDAVFSVSIACFGIYIAFFLYKPVYSSFQNLDLINSVVKMGPKRIFSDKIKNAIYDWSYNRGYIDAFYGTFFTAGVRKLAEFTHFFDRRIIDGIPNGVGFMSFFVAEVIKSVGGGRISSYLFFYFSYVSIFLLIYYFLNL